CACGGACTCAATACAACGCATTTCGGTGGAGTTTTTGGCGGATTTTCTAAAAGCGATGTGGTTCCAGCctagaaatggaagaaatcaCCATTTACGATACAACCAAATCCAAAACCATAGCGCTTCCTGCCTTGGATTGCGATCAAACCATCGGGCGCGGGGATTATCTGGAGGTAAGTGCTTGTCGTGTATATTCAAGAACTTTCATGTATCGAtgtcatttctttttctttatctcgTTCGATTGATAAGTGTGATGATAAACGGGTATCACGAAACCACGGAACAATACGATTGACCAAGGACGGGGAAATTCCCGTTGTGCGCGTTACTGCACTCCACGGAACCAACTTCATATATTATCGATGCAAACAGTCCGCGGAACAGAGCCGCCTGGTAAAAGATGAAAGTGTCCTGCTTAAACCGGGAGACCAGTTTGGTCTTCTCCCTGATAGCTATTGGTATGAGATCaggggaaaggaaagcaaTAATGAGGAGGATACACAACCTTCGGAAGAACCGCTATCTGAGCAAGCGGATACACAACCTTTGGAAGAACCGCTATCTGAGCAAGCGGATACACAACCTTCCGGACAACCTTTACGAGTACTCTCCGTAGATGAAGTGAACAGCGAAGTAGATAACAATTTAGATGATACACCCGGCACCGCGCCGAATGCGAAACGTAAACCCGATGATATGTCCAACGATGACGCGGAATCAGACGGGGCAAGAAAGCGAGTTTGTACGGATGGGGATGGCCAAGTTGCATCCACTTCTTCAacttctactactattacCAATTCACCGAGTACGCAAGAAGAGAACAATATTGTAAAACCCATTAAAACAGATCCCGATGCGACGCCTTCTGCGTCGATCGCGGTGGTCGTCAAGCCTGATCCGGCGGCCACGGTCAGTGCTACGAACGACGTGAAGCCAATAGTATCTAACACATCTATCCTTATTTCCAATGCGGCACCATTACGTCCGTCTTGTGATTTCGGGATCCGATGCTATC
The sequence above is a segment of the Anopheles darlingi chromosome 2, idAnoDarlMG_H_01, whole genome shotgun sequence genome. Coding sequences within it:
- the LOC125960019 gene encoding aprataxin and PNK-like factor isoform X2, whose product is MEEITIYDTTKSKTIALPALDCDQTIGRGDYLECDDKRVSRNHGTIRLTKDGEIPVVRVTALHGTNFIYYRCKQSAEQSRLVKDESVLLKPGDQFGLLPDSYWYEIRGKESNNEEDTQPSEEPLSEQADTQPSGQPLRVLSVDEVNSEVDNNLDDTPGTAPNAKRKPDDMSNDDAESDGARKRVCTDGDGQVASTSSTSTTITNSPSTQEENNIVKPIKTDPDATPSASIAVVVKPDPAATVSATNDVKPIVSNTSILISNAAPLRPSCDFGIRCYRAGSDHRTQFAHPGDRDYRRPDFPPAPPDAPFCPFGARCYRRNPQHFVDFQHPDPSSTTHSAGRRSTSDAATAAAAAAALLARYVGSDGSEEDDIDEEESGTDFDGSSSDEYVPGRGDDVDSESEANSNDDENDEE
- the LOC125960019 gene encoding aprataxin and PNK-like factor isoform X1; the protein is MEEITIYDTTKSKTIALPALDCDQTIGRGDYLECDDKRVSRNHGTIRLTKDGEIPVVRVTALHGTNFIYYRCKQSAEQSRLVKDESVLLKPGDQFGLLPDSYWYEIRGKESNNEEDTQPSEEPLSEQADTQPLEEPLSEQADTQPSGQPLRVLSVDEVNSEVDNNLDDTPGTAPNAKRKPDDMSNDDAESDGARKRVCTDGDGQVASTSSTSTTITNSPSTQEENNIVKPIKTDPDATPSASIAVVVKPDPAATVSATNDVKPIVSNTSILISNAAPLRPSCDFGIRCYRAGSDHRTQFAHPGDRDYRRPDFPPAPPDAPFCPFGARCYRRNPQHFVDFQHPDPSSTTHSAGRRSTSDAATAAAAAAALLARYVGSDGSEEDDIDEEESGTDFDGSSSDEYVPGRGDDVDSESEANSNDDENDEE
- the LOC125960019 gene encoding aprataxin and PNK-like factor isoform X3, producing MEEITIYDTTKSKTIALPALDCDQTIGRGDYLECDDKRVSRNHGTIRLTKDGEIPVVRVTALHGTNFIYYRCKQSAEQSRLVKDESVLLKPGDQFGLLPDSYWYEIRGKESNNEEDTQPSEEPLSEQADTQPLEEPLSEQADTQPSGQPLRVLSVDEVNSEVDNNLDDTPGTAPNAKRKPDDMSNDDAESDGARKRVCTDGDGQVASTSSTSTTITNSPSTQEENNIVKPIKTDPDATPSASIAVVVKPDPAATVSATNDVKPIVSNTSILISNAAPLRPSCDFGIRCYRAGSDHRTQFAHPGDRDYRRPDFPPAPPDAPFCPFGARCYRRNPQHFVDFQHPDPNIYF